In Bacillus sp. Cs-700, one genomic interval encodes:
- a CDS encoding SIS domain-containing protein produces MFSEYFNHINQALQVIEEQEVSAIKRASSAVATSIENGQIVHVFGCGHSHMMAEEVFYRAGGLAPIRPILIEDLMLHRGGLRSSALERTNDLAQEFMAHQDIQRGDVVIVVSTSGRNPVPIDVALLSKERGAYVIGVTSRKASIGQTSRHHSGKYLFEMVDLVIDHQVPSGDATMHNEKNQISFGSTSTILGMAVMNGITVEAIQQLIERGIHPPVFKSGNVDGSDEWNQTLIKKYKSRIPLLESKPHS; encoded by the coding sequence TTGTTTAGCGAATACTTCAATCACATTAATCAAGCACTTCAAGTCATTGAAGAACAAGAAGTAAGCGCCATAAAGCGAGCTAGTTCTGCTGTCGCAACGAGTATCGAAAACGGACAAATCGTCCATGTTTTTGGCTGTGGTCACTCGCATATGATGGCAGAAGAAGTTTTCTATCGTGCAGGAGGACTTGCTCCAATTCGTCCAATTTTAATTGAAGACCTAATGCTTCATAGGGGTGGATTGCGTTCTTCTGCGTTAGAAAGAACCAATGACCTGGCCCAAGAGTTTATGGCTCATCAAGATATCCAACGAGGAGACGTCGTTATTGTTGTATCGACGTCAGGCCGTAATCCAGTTCCAATCGATGTAGCTCTTCTTAGCAAAGAAAGAGGAGCATACGTAATTGGAGTGACTTCTCGAAAAGCTTCAATTGGGCAAACTTCCAGACATCATTCAGGAAAGTATTTGTTTGAAATGGTTGATCTGGTGATTGATCATCAAGTTCCATCAGGCGATGCGACGATGCATAATGAGAAGAACCAAATCTCATTTGGTTCGACTTCAACAATACTCGGGATGGCCGTTATGAACGGCATTACAGTAGAAGCCATTCAGCAGTTAATTGAACGAGGAATTCATCCTCCTGTATTTAAAAGTGGAAATGTAGATGGATCAGATGAGTGGAATCAAACATTAATTAAGAAATACAAATCACGCATACCTTTACTTGAAAGTAAACCTCATTCCTAG
- a CDS encoding GntR family transcriptional regulator encodes MIDKTSPLPIYYQLVEWIKGLIERGELKPGDSLPSEREYAERFSISRMTVRQAITELVNGGYLYRQKGVGTFVAEKKIEQQLMGLTSFTEDMRSRGMEPSSKLVGFEIVPAPSYISQQLKIQEHAPVYEIKRIRLADGIPMALEKTYISANLVKGLTEETVQHSLYHHIENQLAIKIDEATQVLESSVATQQEAEYLNIQKGAPILLIQRNTKLADETPLEVVKSSYRADRYKFMITLKR; translated from the coding sequence ATGATCGATAAGACATCCCCATTACCGATTTATTATCAGTTAGTGGAGTGGATAAAAGGGCTAATTGAACGTGGCGAATTAAAGCCAGGTGATTCATTACCCTCAGAGCGAGAATATGCTGAACGATTTAGCATTAGTCGTATGACAGTAAGACAGGCGATTACAGAGCTTGTGAACGGCGGTTACCTTTATCGCCAAAAAGGCGTTGGAACTTTTGTAGCCGAGAAAAAAATTGAGCAGCAGTTGATGGGGTTAACCAGTTTTACAGAAGATATGAGATCTCGTGGAATGGAGCCTAGCAGTAAACTTGTTGGATTTGAAATCGTACCAGCTCCTTCTTACATTTCGCAGCAGTTAAAAATACAAGAACACGCGCCAGTATACGAAATAAAACGGATTAGACTTGCAGATGGTATTCCGATGGCTCTCGAGAAGACGTATATTTCAGCGAACCTCGTCAAAGGACTAACAGAAGAAACTGTTCAACATTCCTTGTATCATCACATTGAAAATCAGCTCGCTATCAAGATCGATGAGGCTACCCAGGTGCTGGAGTCGTCTGTAGCGACGCAGCAAGAGGCCGAGTACCTCAACATTCAAAAGGGTGCACCAATACTGCTCATTCAGCGGAATACGAAACTTGCAGACGAAACACCACTAGAAGTTGTAAAGTCTTCGTATCGAGCAGATCGTTATAAATTTATGATTACACTGAAACGTTAA
- the nagB gene encoding glucosamine-6-phosphate deaminase, whose amino-acid sequence MKIIQANDYQHMSELAANYLIDKVQTNPSIVLGLATGGTPLGTYKRLIKDHEQNGTSYKKVTTYNLDEYVGFSSENPNSYHAFMYDNFFGKVDIPTINVHLPSGTAHDLVEECKGYEERIEEAGGIDVQLLGMGSNGHIGFNEPGTSFQATTQIVELAQSTRKANARFFDDIKEVPYQAITMGIATIMKSKEILLLVSGESKSDAMKKLMEGEVDESFPASILNKHSHVTIIADKEALSGVSVR is encoded by the coding sequence ATGAAAATTATTCAAGCGAATGATTACCAACACATGAGTGAACTTGCAGCAAATTATCTAATAGACAAAGTGCAAACAAACCCGTCGATTGTACTCGGCCTTGCGACTGGAGGAACGCCACTTGGGACATATAAGCGACTGATTAAGGACCATGAACAAAACGGCACGTCCTATAAAAAGGTGACAACATACAACCTTGATGAATATGTGGGCTTTTCGTCAGAAAACCCAAATAGTTACCATGCCTTTATGTACGACAATTTTTTTGGAAAAGTCGACATTCCTACGATAAATGTTCACCTCCCGAGCGGAACCGCCCATGATCTCGTAGAAGAATGTAAAGGCTATGAAGAGCGTATTGAGGAAGCGGGTGGGATAGATGTACAGCTTCTTGGCATGGGGAGTAACGGTCACATTGGCTTTAATGAGCCGGGAACGTCCTTTCAAGCAACGACGCAAATTGTTGAACTTGCTCAATCAACAAGAAAAGCAAACGCACGATTTTTTGATGATATAAAGGAAGTGCCATATCAGGCCATTACGATGGGGATTGCAACGATTATGAAAAGCAAAGAAATTTTACTACTTGTATCGGGTGAATCGAAAAGCGATGCGATGAAAAAATTGATGGAAGGTGAGGTAGACGAGTCTTTTCCTGCATCGATATTAAACAAGCATTCTCATGTTACAATTATTGCTGATAAAGAAGCGTTGTCTGGCGTAAGTGTGCGCTGA
- the nagA gene encoding N-acetylglucosamine-6-phosphate deacetylase, with protein sequence MAETRFVIDQITVFSERETIENGYIKVENGIITEIGPAKQRHKSDGEKVYTFHEKVSLLPGMIDVHIHGVNGADTMDATTEALDTITQALPAEGTTSFLATTITQDAKAIERAVKNAGEYVEENQKPGHAEVLGIHLEGPFLNSKRAGAQPLHAMQRPDIRVFEGWNKLAKNKIKLVTLAPEKEGGLELVRYLTDRGVIASIGHSDATYEQVMEAVKCGATHITHLYNGMKGLHHREPGVVGAALLNEQLKTEVIADGYHVRPEMIQLAYQQKTDAGVILITDAMRAKCLKNGRYDLGGQEVEVKDGKALLENGTLAGSVLKMKDALTNIQEYTKCSLESAIKMASENPAKQLGVFDRKGSLAVGKEADLFVRSEDGEVMMTFCKGHLAYSNERSRENENYSSE encoded by the coding sequence TTGGCTGAGACAAGATTCGTTATCGATCAGATAACAGTGTTTAGCGAACGAGAAACGATTGAGAATGGTTACATTAAAGTTGAGAATGGCATCATTACTGAAATTGGGCCGGCAAAGCAACGTCATAAAAGTGATGGTGAAAAAGTATATACGTTTCATGAGAAAGTATCTTTGCTTCCAGGTATGATTGACGTTCATATTCACGGGGTGAATGGAGCGGATACGATGGATGCCACGACGGAAGCCCTAGATACTATCACTCAAGCACTCCCTGCAGAAGGCACAACAAGCTTTTTAGCAACGACCATTACCCAGGATGCAAAAGCAATCGAACGTGCTGTGAAGAATGCAGGAGAGTATGTGGAGGAGAACCAAAAGCCAGGTCATGCTGAAGTGCTTGGCATTCATTTAGAAGGACCATTCTTAAATAGTAAGAGAGCAGGTGCGCAGCCGCTGCACGCGATGCAGCGACCGGACATTCGAGTTTTTGAAGGTTGGAATAAGCTTGCAAAAAATAAGATTAAACTCGTGACGCTTGCTCCTGAAAAAGAAGGTGGTTTGGAGCTTGTTCGTTATTTGACTGATCGAGGTGTTATCGCATCAATTGGTCACTCTGATGCCACTTATGAGCAAGTGATGGAAGCAGTAAAATGTGGCGCTACGCATATTACGCATCTTTATAACGGAATGAAAGGACTACATCATCGAGAGCCAGGTGTTGTAGGAGCTGCATTATTAAACGAACAACTAAAAACAGAAGTAATTGCAGACGGATATCATGTTCGACCGGAGATGATTCAATTAGCTTATCAGCAAAAAACGGATGCAGGTGTGATTTTAATAACGGATGCAATGCGAGCGAAATGTCTTAAAAATGGTCGTTACGATTTAGGTGGACAGGAAGTAGAAGTGAAAGATGGTAAGGCGCTATTAGAAAACGGCACTTTAGCGGGTAGTGTATTAAAAATGAAAGACGCCCTTACTAATATTCAAGAGTATACAAAATGCTCCCTTGAAAGTGCGATTAAAATGGCCTCAGAAAACCCTGCTAAACAACTCGGAGTTTTTGATCGTAAGGGCAGTCTGGCTGTAGGAAAAGAGGCAGATCTTTTCGTACGATCTGAAGACGGGGAAGTCATGATGACTTTCTGTAAAGGTCATCTTGCATATTCAAATGAAAGGAGTAGGGAGAATGAAAATTATTCAAGCGAATGA
- the nagE gene encoding N-acetylglucosamine-specific PTS transporter subunit IIBC, with protein sequence MLGALQRIGKSLMLPIAVLPAAALLLRLGHPDFFDLPFVAAAGKAIFDNLALIFAIGVAIGFSKDSNGAAGLAGAIGYLVLTQGTLAIDENINMAILGGILSGVVAGLLYNRFHDIKLPTWLGFFGGRRFVPIVTATAMILLAGIFGFVWPPIQDAINALGEWIIGAGALGVGVFGFLNRLLIPFGLHHVLNSFLWFVFGEYNGATGDLNRFFAEDPSAGIFMAGFFPIMMFGLPAACFAMIAAAKKDRRAEVSGMLIGIAFASFLTGITEPIEFAFMFLSPLLYGIHALLTASSMVLAYVLDIHHGFGFSAGAIDFFLNYGLAQKAGLLLVIGLIYGVIYFVVFYFLIKKLNLKTPGREDEDMTIEATSPTEGDKYDVMAGHFIRSIGGINNISSIDNCTTRLRLQMNDMSKVDEAELKRYGARGVVKVNNRNLQIIVGTDVEFVADAMRGTRSNPSKATTNAGTLTKTIADEAFIMPVKGKIIPLNEVPDEVFSTGMMGDGFAILPEDGHFVSPVDGEVLSVFPTKHAVGIKSESGVEILIHVGIDTVNLKGEGFTTHVKEGDTVKRGDNLMTVDLSSVRRAVPSLASPVIFTNLQTLKIKKTGNIPQGDSGIISID encoded by the coding sequence ATGCTCGGAGCTCTACAACGCATCGGTAAGTCATTGATGCTTCCAATTGCCGTACTTCCGGCTGCAGCCTTGTTACTAAGGCTTGGACATCCTGATTTTTTCGACTTACCCTTCGTAGCAGCAGCAGGAAAAGCGATATTTGATAATCTTGCTCTTATCTTTGCAATTGGGGTTGCAATCGGGTTTTCAAAAGATAGTAACGGTGCTGCTGGTTTAGCCGGTGCTATCGGTTATCTAGTCCTTACACAAGGAACACTTGCGATTGATGAAAACATTAATATGGCTATTCTAGGAGGGATTCTCTCAGGTGTAGTAGCAGGATTACTTTATAACCGATTCCATGATATTAAACTACCAACTTGGCTTGGATTTTTTGGTGGAAGGCGTTTTGTGCCAATTGTAACAGCTACTGCTATGATTTTGTTAGCTGGTATTTTTGGTTTTGTATGGCCACCTATCCAAGATGCAATCAACGCTCTTGGAGAATGGATTATTGGTGCAGGAGCTTTAGGTGTCGGTGTATTTGGGTTCTTAAACAGACTTCTTATTCCATTTGGCTTACATCACGTGTTAAATAGCTTTCTATGGTTCGTTTTCGGTGAGTATAACGGCGCAACAGGGGATCTAAATCGATTTTTTGCCGAGGATCCTTCAGCCGGAATTTTCATGGCTGGCTTCTTCCCGATCATGATGTTCGGGCTACCTGCAGCGTGTTTTGCGATGATTGCTGCGGCTAAAAAAGACAGAAGAGCTGAAGTAAGCGGAATGTTAATCGGTATTGCCTTTGCATCATTCTTAACAGGGATTACGGAACCGATTGAATTCGCCTTTATGTTCTTATCACCTTTATTATATGGTATTCACGCTCTTTTAACAGCTAGCTCAATGGTTCTCGCTTACGTTCTGGACATCCACCATGGATTTGGCTTCTCTGCCGGTGCCATTGACTTTTTCCTTAATTATGGACTAGCACAGAAAGCAGGATTATTACTTGTTATTGGTTTGATTTACGGAGTCATATATTTTGTGGTCTTCTACTTCTTAATAAAAAAATTAAATTTAAAAACACCTGGTCGAGAGGACGAAGATATGACCATAGAAGCGACTTCTCCTACTGAAGGTGACAAATACGATGTGATGGCTGGACATTTTATTCGCAGCATTGGCGGCATTAATAACATTTCATCCATTGATAACTGTACAACAAGACTACGTTTACAAATGAATGATATGTCAAAAGTAGACGAAGCAGAATTAAAGCGTTATGGGGCTCGAGGCGTCGTCAAAGTGAATAATCGCAACCTACAAATTATTGTCGGAACAGATGTTGAATTTGTGGCGGATGCAATGCGAGGCACCCGCTCTAATCCATCTAAAGCGACTACTAACGCTGGAACATTAACAAAAACAATAGCAGATGAAGCGTTTATAATGCCAGTTAAAGGAAAGATCATTCCATTGAACGAAGTGCCGGATGAAGTCTTTTCTACCGGAATGATGGGGGACGGTTTCGCTATTCTTCCTGAAGACGGCCATTTTGTATCGCCTGTTGACGGCGAAGTCTTAAGCGTCTTCCCTACAAAGCATGCAGTCGGTATCAAATCTGAAAGTGGAGTCGAAATATTGATACATGTCGGCATCGATACGGTCAATTTAAAAGGCGAAGGGTTTACGACTCATGTAAAAGAAGGAGATACAGTCAAGAGAGGGGATAATCTAATGACTGTTGATTTAAGTAGCGTGAGACGCGCTGTACCATCTCTTGCCAGTCCAGTCATTTTCACAAACTTACAAACGTTAAAAATTAAAAAGACAGGAAACATTCCTCAAGGCGATAGCGGAATCATCTCCATTGATTAA
- a CDS encoding ParM/StbA family protein: MSNSRIAAVDVGNDSLKGIYGKIESDLYIPNVIARDIEDRPVIGIEELDTKDPLDGIHIRVHSPALKDNNAIYRVGNLATKSDNPTELDPGSAKSEEDQTLVMLFASLALDAVDPKNSANFKNQNGVIDANYTLGTGLPLREVKEGKDVGYRSRLLGSVHQVEFLVTPKYQGKKVNIKFDEVKVYPEGFAAYINLVMDSDLNIINKDLIDKRILIQDIGGLSTDIAVIKNRNVDDDKAQGFNLGVAESLEAIREEIRSKHGVELDSRRDVVDIITKKNDRNHIMVRGSRTSVHDITDRILLELAKKQYRHLRNVWQKNSQSEICYFVGGGSIVLKDYLKTLNNNLDGYNIDFFEDEKESIWMMSNAYYKLISDFTRKNSKPQHQDKKEEKNKVKN, encoded by the coding sequence ATGAGTAATTCAAGAATTGCAGCAGTCGATGTAGGTAACGACTCACTAAAAGGAATCTATGGAAAAATCGAATCTGACCTATACATACCAAATGTGATTGCAAGAGATATAGAAGATCGTCCGGTTATTGGAATTGAAGAATTGGATACGAAAGATCCGCTTGACGGTATTCACATTCGCGTTCACTCTCCTGCTTTGAAGGATAACAATGCGATCTACCGAGTTGGTAATCTAGCAACAAAGAGTGACAACCCGACTGAATTAGATCCTGGAAGTGCAAAGTCAGAAGAAGACCAAACACTAGTCATGCTGTTTGCTTCTCTAGCTTTAGATGCAGTTGATCCAAAAAACTCAGCGAATTTCAAAAACCAAAACGGCGTGATTGATGCCAATTACACACTTGGTACAGGTCTTCCGCTTCGTGAAGTAAAAGAAGGAAAAGATGTTGGTTATCGTTCAAGACTTCTTGGATCTGTGCACCAGGTAGAGTTTCTTGTAACACCGAAATATCAAGGAAAGAAAGTAAATATTAAATTTGATGAAGTGAAAGTTTATCCTGAAGGATTTGCAGCTTACATTAACCTTGTTATGGATAGCGACTTAAATATCATTAATAAAGATTTGATCGACAAGCGAATTTTAATTCAAGACATTGGTGGTCTATCTACCGATATCGCGGTTATTAAAAACCGTAATGTTGACGATGATAAGGCACAGGGCTTTAACCTTGGCGTCGCTGAGTCGCTTGAAGCCATTCGTGAAGAAATTCGCTCGAAGCACGGAGTAGAACTCGATAGCCGTCGTGATGTTGTAGATATTATTACGAAGAAAAACGATCGTAATCACATTATGGTCCGCGGAAGTCGTACAAGTGTTCATGATATTACAGATCGTATTCTCTTGGAGCTTGCGAAGAAACAATATCGTCACCTTCGTAACGTATGGCAGAAGAACTCTCAATCTGAAATCTGCTATTTCGTTGGCGGTGGTTCCATTGTATTGAAAGATTACCTAAAAACGTTGAACAATAACCTTGATGGGTACAACATTGACTTCTTTGAAGATGAAAAAGAAAGCATCTGGATGATGTCGAATGCTTACTACAAGCTCATCTCTGACTTCACTCGTAAAAATAGCAAACCTCAGCACCAGGATAAGAAAGAAGAAAAGAACAAGGTCAAAAACTAG
- the mqo gene encoding malate dehydrogenase (quinone) — MTSEHERLFFLLQINETRKGIMSKNQTKDIILIGAGVMSATLGSLLKELAPEWNVKVFEKLGSAGEESSNEWNNAGTGHSALCELNYTSEKADGSIDISKAVKINEQFQLSKQFWSYFVNKGLIHNPQQFIRPLPHMSLVFGEDNVKFLKKRLEALSGNPLFQGMELSEDPEKLKEWIPLIMEGRPSDEPMAATKIDSGTDVNFGALTRLMFEHLERENVDIHYKSSVEDIKRTKEGQWEVKVKDMANDNLEFHTADFVFIGGGGGSLPLLQKTGIPESKQIGGFPVSGLFMVCNNPEVIEKHHGKVYGKAKVGAPPMSVPHLDTRFIDNKKSLLFGPFAGFSPKFLKTGSNMDLISSVKPNNVLTMMAAGVKEMGLTKYLVQQVMLSEDKRIEELREFIPTAQKEDWDIVVAGQRVQVIKDTEEQGKGTLQFGTEVVTASDGSIAALLGASPGASTAVHVMLEVFERCFPEYQQEWEPKIKEMIPSHGYALEDNPELFKEINHLIAQTLGLNEGEPVYS; from the coding sequence ATGACATCTGAGCATGAGCGCCTATTCTTTTTATTACAAATAAATGAGACAAGGAAGGGTATCATGAGCAAGAATCAAACAAAAGATATTATCTTAATTGGTGCTGGAGTCATGAGTGCAACTTTGGGATCTTTATTAAAAGAATTAGCACCTGAATGGAATGTTAAAGTCTTTGAGAAACTTGGAAGTGCAGGAGAAGAAAGCTCGAACGAATGGAATAATGCAGGGACAGGTCATTCTGCTCTATGCGAACTAAACTATACGTCTGAAAAAGCGGACGGATCAATTGATATTAGCAAGGCTGTCAAGATTAACGAGCAGTTCCAGCTCTCTAAACAGTTCTGGTCTTATTTCGTTAACAAAGGCTTAATCCACAATCCACAACAATTCATTAGACCATTACCCCATATGAGTTTGGTTTTTGGAGAAGATAACGTGAAGTTTTTGAAAAAGCGTTTGGAAGCGTTGTCAGGAAACCCTCTGTTTCAGGGCATGGAACTTTCTGAGGACCCTGAAAAACTTAAGGAATGGATTCCACTTATTATGGAAGGCCGTCCGTCGGATGAACCGATGGCTGCGACAAAAATCGATTCTGGTACAGATGTGAATTTTGGGGCATTAACCCGTCTTATGTTTGAGCACTTAGAACGCGAGAATGTAGACATTCACTATAAGAGTAGCGTAGAGGATATTAAACGTACGAAAGAAGGCCAGTGGGAAGTAAAAGTAAAAGATATGGCTAACGATAATTTAGAATTCCATACCGCAGACTTTGTCTTTATTGGAGGAGGGGGCGGTAGCCTTCCATTGCTCCAAAAAACTGGTATACCCGAATCAAAACAAATTGGCGGCTTTCCAGTAAGTGGACTGTTCATGGTCTGCAATAATCCTGAAGTGATTGAAAAACATCATGGTAAGGTTTATGGCAAAGCGAAAGTGGGAGCGCCTCCAATGTCTGTTCCTCATCTTGATACAAGGTTCATTGATAATAAAAAGAGCTTATTATTTGGTCCATTTGCAGGGTTTTCACCTAAATTTCTTAAAACTGGTTCAAATATGGATTTAATTAGTTCTGTAAAGCCTAATAATGTATTAACGATGATGGCTGCTGGCGTTAAGGAAATGGGGTTAACGAAATACCTTGTCCAACAAGTAATGTTGTCCGAGGATAAGCGCATAGAAGAATTGCGTGAATTTATTCCGACAGCCCAAAAGGAAGACTGGGATATTGTTGTAGCTGGACAGCGTGTACAAGTTATTAAGGATACGGAAGAACAGGGCAAAGGAACGCTTCAATTCGGTACAGAGGTGGTTACAGCTTCAGATGGCTCAATTGCAGCGTTGCTTGGTGCTTCACCAGGTGCATCCACTGCTGTACATGTCATGTTAGAGGTTTTTGAAAGATGTTTCCCTGAATACCAACAAGAATGGGAGCCTAAAATTAAAGAAATGATCCCATCACATGGATATGCTTTAGAAGACAATCCAGAGCTATTCAAGGAAATTAACCACTTAATTGCACAGACCCTTGGCCTTAATGAAGGCGAGCCTGTTTATAGCTGA
- a CDS encoding tRNA-dihydrouridine synthase, producing the protein MKENFWKELPRPFFVLAPMEAVTDVVFRHVVSEAARPDVFFTEFTNSESYCHPRGKDSLRGRLTFTEDEQPIVAHIWGDKPEYFREMSIGMAEMGYRGVDINMGCPAPNVAPKGKGCGLIRRPDVAAEIIQAAKAGGLPVSVKTRLGYTEVEEWRHWLRHLLEQDIVNLSIHLRTKKEMSDVDAHWELIPEIKKLRDEVAPDTLLTINGDIPDRQKGLELVEKYGVDGVMIGRGIFHNPFAFEKEKKEHTSEELLDLLRLQLDLHDKYDKELEPRIYKALPRFFKIYVRGFRGASELRNQLMNTKSTDEARALLDEFIENNGLKGQNGFTVS; encoded by the coding sequence ATGAAAGAGAATTTTTGGAAAGAGTTGCCACGACCGTTTTTTGTTCTGGCTCCAATGGAAGCTGTGACAGATGTCGTTTTTAGACATGTCGTGAGCGAAGCTGCAAGACCTGACGTATTTTTTACAGAGTTTACAAATTCGGAAAGCTACTGCCATCCGAGAGGAAAAGACAGCTTACGAGGAAGACTGACGTTTACGGAAGATGAACAACCAATCGTCGCCCATATATGGGGAGACAAGCCCGAATACTTCCGCGAAATGAGTATCGGAATGGCTGAAATGGGGTATCGTGGAGTCGATATTAATATGGGATGTCCTGCACCTAATGTTGCACCAAAAGGAAAAGGATGCGGACTGATTCGTCGTCCTGATGTTGCAGCAGAAATCATCCAGGCAGCAAAAGCAGGAGGGCTACCCGTGAGCGTAAAGACTCGTCTCGGTTACACAGAAGTGGAAGAATGGCGCCACTGGCTGAGGCACCTTCTGGAACAGGATATTGTGAATCTCTCCATTCACCTCCGTACGAAGAAAGAAATGAGCGATGTTGATGCTCACTGGGAGCTCATTCCAGAGATCAAGAAACTTCGTGATGAAGTTGCCCCTGATACGCTGCTGACGATCAACGGAGATATTCCAGATCGTCAGAAGGGACTTGAACTTGTAGAGAAATATGGAGTAGATGGAGTTATGATCGGACGAGGAATCTTCCATAACCCGTTTGCTTTTGAAAAAGAGAAAAAAGAGCATACGAGTGAGGAATTGCTTGATCTGCTGAGACTTCAGCTCGACCTTCATGATAAATATGATAAAGAACTCGAGCCACGCATCTACAAAGCGCTTCCCCGCTTCTTTAAAATTTACGTTCGCGGCTTTCGCGGAGCAAGTGAATTGAGAAATCAACTGATGAATACAAAATCTACTGATGAAGCACGTGCTCTTCTCGATGAGTTTATAGAGAACAATGGTTTAAAGGGCCAGAATGGTTTTACGGTTTCTTAA